CCTTCTTCCATACTGTTTTTAACTAGTGGATAGACTGAGATATTCTCATAGTGCACCTTGTTGTCTATTTTACGCGGGGTGCGAACTCGTTCATATGTTTTCCCATCTTGAACGGTCCTTTTGCCTCGTTTTAATTCTTGAGCCAGTTCGGGGAAAACTTCGCTGAGTGGGCGTCCTTGAGCATTTGCGAAAGAGACTCCTGTAGCATTCTCCGCGCCTGAATTCCAATGAGTGACAAGTTCTTGGTTGTCTACTCCTACCAGCACTGAAGGCATGGAATCGATAATGTTTTTAAGGTGGTTACGCAGTTTTAATAGTTCTTCTTTGGCTTTTGCGTGTCCGGTTATTTCTGCTTCAAGATACTTGTTTGTATAAAGTAGCTGCTTGTTGCCGCTTTCTAACGCACTCATCAGATTTTCTTTTTCATTAAGGCCGTGTTTAATTGAATTAATCATTTGATTAATGACGGTTCCAAGTTCTTTTGTTTCTGTAGGTCCATTAACTGGAATATTTGCCGTAGATATACCCTGCTCCCTGACTGCACGGCTGGCTGTAGTTAATTTTAAAAGAGGGCGGACAATTCTTCTTGAAAGTATGGTGGCTAAAACAAGGGCAAAAGCAAGGAATCCTAGAGAAAGAAAAATAATTTTATTTCTTAAGATTATTCCTGGTTCTTCTAGTTCTCCTACATAGATAGAAGAGCATACATACCAGTCAAGTGGTTTGAAATATCTGACGTAGGTTCGCTTTTTAAATTTATATGTACCGATATTATTGGGTGGCTTGTCCCAAAGATATTCATGTACTCCGCCTTTTTGTGATGCTTCTATTAATTCATTGACTATCAGCCTGCCTGTTACTGGATTTTTTAATGTTGGCCCGGTCATGCCTAAAATTTTAGGATGAATAATCATTTCTTTGTTCCCAGTAAAAATAAAGATATATCCGCTTTTTCCAAGTTTTACCTGTGATAAGGAATTGCGCAGCTCCATGAGCATTGCATCAAATCGTTTACTTACTTCCATTTCAACATCATCAATATAAACTCCGGAGCCTATTACCCAGTTCCATTCTTTGAAAAGTTTAACATATGAAATTTTTGGTCGCTCTTCAGTAAGCCCGTTTGCAGTCTTTTTTGATCCGAAGTATTTTAAATATCCGTCCCCGTTTTTTTCGGCTACATCCCGAAAAGTGGAGATTATATTATTGTTCACTCCATTAGGGTCGTTGAAGCGTTCATCATCTGCAATTTTACCGTCTAACTCAGGCAGTAGAGGATGCATGATTATCCGGGGGATGGGTCTTAATGTATCGTTAATCCATACATAACCTACTCCGTCATTATAACGCATGCTCTTAACTTGTTCTATGCTGCGAGCTTTGGCTTCTTTCTCGGTTAATAATCCCTTTTTATACTTCTTGTAATTTAACGAGACAGCTCCATAGGCAATCTCGACAATGGATTTCATCTCTTCTTTGCGTCTGGAAATGGCGGCTTTTTCAGCAAAAAGTAAGCTTTGATATTCATTTGACACATTAAGCATTGTTGAGTTCAGGATAGCTTGCGCGCTGTACCACCCAGACTGATATACTGATTTTGTAACTTCTTTTTGGGCAAAGAAAGTTATTCCGGCTGTTGTGGCTATAACAAGTCCGGCTGCAAAAAAGAGTATAGTTGCTCTCATGGATTTGAACATATACATGGCTCTCCACTATACATATTAGCCTTAAGACTAAAATAAACCGAACTGTTTTGTTAAACTAAAAAAAGAAAACTGCTTTATTTTGAAGCTATCATAACTTGGAGGTGTGGTAAAATTGTTTAGATGTTTTTAAGTGAGTTTGTCGGTCGTAAAAATTTTTTCAGGGCCATCAAGTAGTTGAAAAGAATTTGTTTTTATTCTGATAATTTCACATTCAGGCCCGGAGAAGAGGGAGGCTATGTTCGGATTCTTATCAGAAATAAGTTTTATAATCTCAGTCCGTTCACTGTGAGATGTGACGTGGATATGTTCACCGGATATAGTCAGAGCTTTTATTTCAGAATTGCGTTTTTCAAGCTTTAAGTCCCGGTCATCAATAAGCAGGCTTACATTTGGATTCCTTTCAATATTCATCCATTTTCTGCTGTTTTTGCGGCTGACCATATATATTTCAGAGCCGTCTGCCGAACTGGCATAAGTCATAAGCGAGGAATGCGGCTCCGGACCATCATGTGTAGAGAGCACCAGAATATTGTTGCTTCTGATCAGTTCTAGGCAGGTTGCGATTTTCTCTTTTTCATTTGACATGCGGCCCTCCTGAAGTGTTTTATTCAAATAGAACTTTTTGTCCTTCAATAAGATGGTTTATCACAGAAGAGTCGGAGAGTGTTGATGTATCTCCGAAGTCGTTTTCTCCAGTGGCAATCTGGCGAAGAATTCTACGCATAATTTTACCGGAACGGGTTTTGGGAAGTCCTCTGGAGAATTGAATAACTTCCGGAACTGCGACGGGGCCGATTTCTTTACGTACCCAGTCACGAAGAGTGTTGCCTGCCTCATCATCCTCATCAAGACCGTCCCGCAGGGTTACATATGCGTAGATAGCTTGCCCCTTAACTTCGTGAGGTATACCGACCACTGCCGCTTCAGTTACATCGGGATGAGCAATAAGTGCGGATTCAATTTCTGTAGTTCCCAGTCTATGGCCAGATACATTCATAATATCGTCTAGCCTGCCCATAATCCAGATGAAGCCGTCTTCATCAATTCTTGCTTCGTCACCTGTTTCATACATGCCTTGGAAACGCTCGAAGTATGTCCGGCTATATCTTTTCTGGTCGTTGTTTATAGCATGCAGCATTCCAGGCCATGGCTCTGTGATTACGAGGTGTCCTCCTTCGTTAACTTCTGCAGGAGTGCCGTCACTGCGCAGAACAGCCACGCTTATTCCGGGCAGCGGTTTTGTCGCGGACCCCGGCTTAAGCTTAGTCGCGTAGGGGAGGGGAGATATAATGATACCTCCGGTTTCGGTCTGCCACCATGTGTCTAGCAGAGGCAGTTTATTTTTACCTATATGCTTGTGATACCACATCCACACTTCAGGGTTGATAGGTTCACCTACTGTTCCTAGAATTCTAAGGGATGACATGTCGAATTTTTCTGTCCACTGTTTTCCTTCCCTCATAAGAGCACGCATGACTGTAGGAGTGGTGTAGAAAATGTTTACGCCGAACTTGTTGATTATATTCCAGTATCTGTCAGGCTTTGGATAGGTCGGGACTCCTTCATACATAAAAGTGGTGGCTCCGAGAGCAAGCGGGCCGTATACAGTATAACTGTGCCCTGTAATCCATCCAAGGTCCGCAGTGCACCAATGAACATCATCTTCTTTGAGGTCGAAAACCCACTGAGAGGTATGTGTAACGCAGGTAAGATATCCACCGACAGTATGAACTATTCCTTTGGGTTTACCCGTGCTGCCGGAGGTATAAAGAATGAAAAGCGGATCGTTTGAATTAAGCGGAACAGGAGCGCAGCAATCAAGGATGTCTTCGGCCGCCATTTCTTCATGCCACCATGTGTCTCTGCCTTCAATAAAGTCGATTTTATTACCGGTTCTTTGAACAATAATGACTTGCTCAATTGACGGGCATGAAAGTAAAGCTTCATCCACATTCTTTTTCAGGGGAATTGTTTTACCGTTTCTTAGGACTCCGTCGCTTGTGATCAGAACCTTGGCATTGCAATCAAGAATACGGCTTTGTAGGCTGATTGCTGAAAATCCTGCAAAAACTATGGAGTGTACAGCTCCGATGCGTGCGCAGGCGAGCATGGCTATAACCTGCTCTGGGACCATGGGCAGGTAAATTGCAATTCGGTCGCCTTTGCTGACACCCATTTTCGTTAGCACATTGGCAAATCTGCATACTTTGCGGTGCAGCATCTGGTATGTGAAGACAAGCACATCTTCTTCAGGTTCACCTTGCCATATAAGTGCCGCTTTATTTCTTCGTCCGGCTGTTAGGTGACGGTCGAGGCAATTGTATGCTGCGTTAATCCTTCCGCCCTTGAACCAGCTGTATTCATGTTTTTCAGAGTCAGAAGCTAGAGTTTCCCGAAAATCACGATTCCAGTGGAGCAGGTTCCGCGCTCTTTTAGCCCAGAATTCTTCGGGATCTTTTGCTGCCTTTACGAATATTTCATCATATTGTTCTATACTTTTGATAAAAGCCTGATTTTGCATATCGGCAGGCGGGTCAAAAGTTCTCTGTTCCGTGATCAAATTTTCAATGGATTTTTCACTCATAGTATTTACTCTGATAATTCCTGTCTGTTCTTAATTTTTACACCTTAAGTAACTATATACTCTGTTTCAATTAAGTTGGATAGTGTTGAGCTCCTAATTTCAATCCTACATAATTTCTGTTACTGGTAGGATTCATGGTAGTTTATGCTTGATAATGCTTTCAATACATAGGTATGACGACATAGAGCTGTTCTTTATCTTTTCAATATTAAAAAGAGGCTTTCATGAGTGTTGTTAATCTGGAGTTCCTTTTTCAGCCTAGATCCGTAGCCGTTATCGGGGCTACCAATGAACCTGGTAATCCAGGCAATATTCTTATGCGTAATCTCATGGGCGGCGGTTTCCTCGGCCCTGTTATGCCAGTAAGCACAGATGCGGAAGCAATCTCAGGAGTTCTTACATATAAGGATGTGGAAGGACTGCCTAAGATTCCTGATCTGGCTATTATCTGCCGCCCGCTTAAGGAATGCCCTGAATTGCTCATGAAGTTGCGCAAAAGAGGTGTAAAAGCGGCGACTTTGATTGGTCCCGGATTTAGCGAAATGAGTGAAGAGGATAGAAGTAAGCTCAGTAAAGAACTTCTAAAAGCAGCAAATTCTCCGCAGATGCGAATTCTGGGGCCGAAAAGTCTCGGCTTTATTAACCCTTCATTAAATTTGAATGCCAGTATAGCTCCTCTCCCTGCCAAAGCCGGAAAGATCGCATTTGTTTCGCAGTCTGACAGTTTTATACCTACAGTTCTTGACTGGGCACATACCAATGATATCGGATTTTCTCATGTTATTTCTATGGGCAGCAGGATAGATCTGTCTTTCGGAGATGTGCTTGATTATCTCGGCTCTGATTCTTATACCCGCTCTATTCTGCTCTATATTGAGTCTATTAACGATGCCAGAGACTTTATGTCAGCCGCCAGAGCCGCTTCACGCAATAAGCCTGTGCTGGTAATCCGGCCCGGTCTTGCCATTCAGCAGGTCACACAGGAACTCGCTCAACTTGGTAGTTCTATGAGCGCGCGTGTTGATGAAGTTTACGATGTGGCTTTTCGCCGTGCTGGGATGTTGCGGGTCCAGACTATTGATGGGCTGTTTGATGCTGCCCAGACTCTTGCCAGTCTCCGTCAGCCGGTCCGTGGCAACAGATTGGCAGTTCTTGCGAATGGAGCAAGCGCAGGACTGACAGCCGCAGACGGTCTCGTCAGGCGTGGTGGCAAGCTTGCTAAAATTTCAGATGAGACAATAGAGAAGCTTGATAAGCTTTTGGCAGGAAGATGGGGGAAATCAAATCCGGTCAATGTGGGTTTTGATACATCCGGCGAGACATATCTTGAAGCTGTAAAGATTCTTATTAAAGACAAGGGTGTGGATGCTGTTTTAATTGTAAATGTTCCCTTTTCAGGCGTTTCGGGTGTTGAAACAGCTGAAATACTGGCCAAAGGTCTAAAAAAGATCAGGCGTATGGTTTTGACGGCGTGGCTTGGGTCCGGTATGTCCCGTAAGGCTAGAAAAGTTTTTTCTTTTGCCGGAATACCGACCTATGAAAGCGCAGATCAAGCTGTGCGTGCATTTATGTATATGGCTGAGTATCAGCGAAATCAGGAGCTTTTGACTGAAACTCCTGACTCACTTCCATCTGACTTTTTCCCTGACACCACCTCTGCGCGTGAGATTGTCCGTAAAGCTCTTGCAGAGGGCCGCGAGACTCTAAATGAGCCGGAATCACATCGCGTTCTTGCTTCTTACGGTATCCCGGTGGTTGAAACCAGAATAGCTGTTTCAGCGCGTGAAGCCGTTATTGCCGCTGGCGAATTAGGCTGTCCTGTCGCACTTAAAATTCGCTCTCCGCAAATCAGCCAGCCTTATGATGTTGGGGGAGTTGTCCTTGACCTTGAAAGCCCTGAAAAGGTTTGGGAATCAGCAGCGACTATGTTGACCCGTGTGAACAGGCAAAGACCTGATGCTTACATTGAAGGGTTTATTGTTCAGAAAATGGGTAGAAGATCCAGAGCACACGAATTATTTATTTCAGCATCAGTTGATCCGACTTTCGGGCCTATGATTCATTTCGGACATGGCGGAATGACCAGAGAAGTCGTTCGTGATCAGGCTATATCATTAGTTCCCCTTAATATGAGTCTTGCCCGTGAAATTATCAGCCGGACTCATATTTTCAGATTGCTTTTCGGAACTCCGACTCAGCCGCCTGTGGATATTGAAGATCTTTGTCTGACGCTGATTCAGGTTTCCCAGCTTTTTATAGATATCCCGCAAATTGCGCATCTAGATATTAATCCGCTTTATGCCGATGACTCCGGGGTGCTTGCTCTGGGCGCAAAAATAAGGATTGCCGAATGCGGAGAGAATTGCCCTGAGCTTGCAATCAGGCCTTACCCTAGAGAACTTGAAGAATGTGTGGTGCTGCGTGACAGTCGTCAGGTAACACTGCGGCCCATAAGACCGGAAGATGAGCCGGCTCATTATACTTTTTTAGAGCAGGTCTCAGACGAGGACATGCGGATGCGCTTTTTTGGTGTGGTCCGTAGAAATTTTGATCATAAAGACATGTCCCGTTTCACTCAGATTAATTATGACCGTGAAATGGCTTTTATTGCTACAGCCATAGGCCCGAAAGGGACTCCTGAAACTCTCGGTGTTGTGCGTACTTCAACCAAACCGGATAACTCTGAGGCCGAATTTGCAATACTTGTCAGGTCTGATCTTAAAGGAACTGGTCTTGGCAGTATGCTTTTCCACAAAATTATTCGCTATACCCGTGAACGGGGAACTCATTGGCTGGTTGGGCAGACTTTGTTTGAAAATAAAGCCATGCAGGGATTATCGCGTAAATTCGGGTTTGAAATAAGTGAAAACTACGAAGAGGATCTGGTAGAAATGAGACTTGATTGTACTAAAAAGCCAGAAAAGAAGAAGTAAAAGCGGACTTCATTTTGATAATCTTAAAACTCCCGGGCCTGAATAAGTTCAGGCCGGGAGTTCTTGTTTTAATGTTCGCCGGGTTGTTTGGTGTAGGTCAGCGGGCCTTGTTCATATCCGACTTTCTTCAGCCACCACGCCGGATAGAAGACAGGAGTGCCAACCCCGGCTGAAGTGTTAAGATAACCGTCATTATATTTGATGTAGAGGGTTTCAGATAGCTTCCACCAATCTTTTAAAATATTCTGAGCATTGGTATCACAATATTTTGTGAGCATCTGTTTTGCTTCAGCCAATTTTTTATTTTTGATAAGACCAAGTGCCGTTTTTTCAATTTCAGCCTGTTTGCCGAATGCTTCCGCTTCATAGTTATCACGCACAGCCTTAATATCTTTTATCATATAAGAATATTTGAGCATTGCATAATTAGCTACATAGTTAAACGCTGTCCACATGCTGTTGTGGCTGAATTTAAGAATGTCAGCCTGCTGGAGCGGGGCTGGCAGGTTGTTTACCCCTGCGTAAAAAGGCATCAGGCAGGCAGTTGCCGGACGGTCAGGTCCGAACCATGTGAGTCCGCCGATAGTGTCCGGTAATCCTTTGCGGGACTGGTTTACGTAAGCATAAACACATCTGTAAATGTTAAGTGGACGTTCAAATGCTCCTTTGAGCGGAGTGAGAGCTTCATCGTTGCCGGAGGTAGCTTCGGCCTGTCCTTCAAATCTGTTAGGATTATTGAAAGGGCCAGATGCCATGCCTTTGGTCAGGTCGAATTCTGTTCCTTCATAGTTATCTCTGTGAATAGAGAAAATATTTTCGACGCTGAGTTTGTTATCCGGTTTAATGGCGAATGGATATTCCTTCGTCATCGGTCCTTTCACCCATGCAGAAAGTTTTTTGGATGGAGCAACCAGAGACTGTGCTCTCCAGACTCTTCGTAGGGAGTAATAGGGGTGGTGATATTCTCCGTCACCATAGACTTTAGTCCAGTCCAGTTTTCCTTCTTTAGGAGACCACCAGCCTTTTTCTTTTGCAGCTGAAAAGATGTTTTTGGAATACATCATGTCGCGCGTGTGTTTGCGTACTTCACGGATGCGGAACTGGTTTGCGGCAACAAAAAAACTGTCATCCGGAACGCGCTGAGCAACCCATACGCCGTTTGTTCCTTCTTCATCATAGCCGCACATTTCCATAACCCACCCTTCATCGGGATCTGCAACAAGTAGTGTTTCTCCTGTTCCATAATAGCCGTACTTATCGATAAGTTTTCCCATGAGCTTTACAGCGTCACGTGCTTTTGTGCATCGCTCCAAAGCAACCCGTGAGAGTTCAGATGAATAAAATAAACGTTTGCCGGAGGCTGGTTCAGGTTCGACTTTAGCCTTATCGGTACATTCACCGATGGAAAGCTGGTGCTCGTTCATAATGGCGTAGTTGGCATCAAAATATGCGTAGGTGTGTTTGACCTGAGGAATAAATCCAATGGGTACGCTTGAAGGATCGCCTGGAGTGTTATAACCGGGGCCACGTTCTTTTGATACAATCCTGTGAGTTTCAGTTGCCCCCCATTCCGGCTTATATCCCAAAGAGCAAGCGTCGTAGTATACGGCACGCATGCTTCCTTTTTTATGATCCATTGCAGGAACATATATAAGCCGCCCATCTCCAAGCCCGTCGTCGGAATGCGAAACCATCACTGAGCCGTCAGCAGATGCTTTTTTACCTGTGATAGTGGTTGTGCATGCTGATGCAGGATATGCTGCAAGCAGAATTGCTCCAACCACAAAGGTCAGCAGAAGTTTTTTCATAGTGAGCCTCATGACTGTTAAGGAAATTAAATATGCTTATTTTGTAAATCAGAATAGTTTTATAGCATATGTTGAAGCTGGGAACAATTGCCGTGACGTTTTATTAAACGGATAGTTAATAAATATTTTAGAGACTCTATCACGGTTGATCTTAGACTCATCAACATTTTGAATTCTTATATTTCTTTAACTTCTAGGCGTATAAATAGTTTTTTATAAGCCTGCTTGCAAAAACATGCTTCTGGTATGTATGGTGTCTCCATAAAACTGAAACTTATCAAACTGGCGGAGACCCAAATTGAGAAAATTGTTTACAATTTTTAGTACATTGATCCTGATCTTATCAACAACAGTAATCAGTTCTGCCCAAAACGGCACTGCTGTTCCTGCCCAGCCGTTACTTGATGCAGATCAGGCTTTTGTTCTTTTAAAAGAGGGTAATTTGCGGTTTGTGAAAGGCTCCAGCGTTTATCCAAATCAAACTTCGTATCAGCGGAAGGTGCTGGCTCTGAAAGGGGAGCGGCCATTTGCAACCGTTGTTACAGGGGCAGATTCCAGAGTTGATCCGGTCTTGATTTTTGATCGCGGCCTTGGTGATTTATATACGGTAAGAAGCGCGGGTAATGTGGCCGGAACAGATACGCTGGCCTCTGTAGAGTATTCAATGATTACACTCGAAACACCGTTTCTAGTCATCATGGGACATACAAGGAGCAGTATTATCAAAGCTGCAGTGGATAAAGTGACTGTAAAGGGATATCTGTTGCAATTGGTTGGTAAACTTGATCCGGCTATAAAAATGACCAAGCTTATGTATCCTTCGCTAAAAGGAAAGGATTTGGTGGACAAGGTTGCTGAAACAAATGTAAGGCAGGTTTTACGTGATATTTTAGGTCATTGCCCCGCAGTTCTTGAAAAAGTCAGGTCCGGTAAGGCACAGGTTATGGGTGCAATTTATGATACGGATACAGGCGTCGTTAAATGGCTTGGACCTTAGGTATAGTTAATCCGTTTGGATGTCGTAAGATTTAAGCTTACGATATAATGAACTTCTCTCAAGACCAATGGCGTCTGCCAATTTTGATACACTGCCTTTGAATTCTTTCAGTTTTGCTTCAAGGAATTGGGCTTCAAAATCAGCACGTGCTTTTTTGAAATCCAGTTGTCCTTCTGGAATTTGAGGAGTCTGGTGATTCTGCTCAGTTCTTTCAGCTTGTGCTCCGTATACAATTTCCGGCGGCAGATTCTCCGGGCCGACTTCCTTGCCTCCGAACATGATAAGCATCCGTTCAACAAAATTTTTGAGTTCACGAACATTGCCAGGCCATGCGTACTCAGTCAGCATTTTTAATGCAGTGTCTGTAAATGTTAACGGTTTTAAACCGTGTTGTCTGTTTAGCCTTGTGATGAATTCTTCAATAAGGAGCTTAATGTCTTCAGCTCTTTCTCTTAACGGTGCAATTTCCAGTGGAAAAACTTTCAGTCTGTAATATAAATCTTCACGGAAATTACCGTTTTTAATTTCTTGAAAAAGATCTTTGTTTGTTGCCGCTATAACGCGGACATTAACGTTTATTGTTTTACGACCACCTACTCTTTCAAAACATTGCTCTTGAAGAATTCGAAGTATTTTTGCCTGTGTTTTAAGGCTCATATCACCAATTTCGTCAAGGAAGAGCGTTCCAGAATCTGCTAGTTCAAATTTTCCTTCCTGCGCTTTTTCAGCTCCGGTGAAAGCACCTTTTTCGTGACCGAACAGTTCTGACTCGATAAGTTCTTCCGGTATTGCTGCGCAGTTTACAGCCACTAGTGGTTTGTCTTTGCGAAGGCTTTGTGAATGAAGTGAGCGGGCGACTATTTCCTTACCGGTTCCATTCTCTCCGGTGATAAGAACCCACGCTTCCGTCGGGGCAACTTGTCCGATAACTTCGCGCATGTGGACAATTGTTTCTGAGTGTCCGGTTAACTTTGCGGGCTGTTCAGTTTCAATTCTGGTTCGTAGGGCTTTGTTCTCAGATTGTAATCTTGAAAATTCTACTGCTTTTTCAGCTGTGATAATAACTTTTTCCAGTGAAAGCGGTTTTTCAATAAAATCAAATGCACCTTTTTTAATTGCAGATACGGCGGTTTCAATATTTCCGTGGCCTGAAATCATAACAACAGGCAACCAGTCCCATTCTTTTTTTATGCGCTCCAGAACTTCAAGTCCATCCATACCGGGCAGCCAAATGTCAAGAAAAATAAGATCAGGCATTTCTTCAGATAAAGTTTGCAATGCCGCTTCACCGCTTTCAGCTTCGCTGACAGAAAAGCCTTCGTCTTCTAAAACGCCTCTTAAGGAATATCTGATACCGTCTTCATCATCGACAATGAGTATGTTTTTTGTCATTTAATATCCGTTATTGGGCGAATGAAAAAGTTTCGTGTTCAATAATACTTATGCAGGCATCTACAACATCAGCATCATAAACAATTCCGCGCCCTTTTACAATTTCTGCAATAGCTTTAGTAAATCCGAGAGCTGGACGGTATGGTCTGTGCGAACTCATTGCTTCAACAACATCCGCAACTGCGATTATTTTTGATTCCGGCAGTATAAAATTTTTTGTCAAACCTTTGGGATATCCTGTCCCGTTAAGCCTTTCGTGGTGCTGCAGTACTATTTTTGCAACAGGCCATGGGAAAGATATCCCTTTAAGAATTTCATAACCGGCTTCAGGATGAATTTTAACTAAATTCATTTCCAAATCAGTAAGTCTTGTAGGCTTAGATAAAATTTCAGCAGGTATAGAAATTTTTCCTATATCGTGGAGAAGTCCAGCAATTCTAACGCAATTAATTTGTTCTACCGGTAAACGAAGTTTCGCCGCTATTCTGGTGGCCAGTTCCGCAACTCTTTCCTGATGGCCGGATGTATAAGGGTCCCGTTTTTCTGACATGATAGCAAGAGATGAGACCGTTTCGTCAAATGCCCGCCGTAATTGTTTAAGGCTGTTTTTTAATGCCATTTCACTTTCTTTGATTTGGGATATATCCCGCATGACAACAACAGTACCCATAAGTGTATTTCTATCTTTAATCCTGGAAATATTTACTGAAACAGGAATAAATTTAAGCTTTGTTTTAAGGGCAATATTATCAATTGATATTGTTTTTTCAGATTTTTTTTTGAAATCAATTAAAAGATTCAAAGGATTTAATGTGCTGCAATCAACCATATTAATTTCTGTATTGAAATTTTTTGTGCAGAGCTCTTTCTCAGAATATCCAAGCATAATAGCTGCCGTTTTATTAGCTGATTTGATTGTTCCATGCTGATTTGTCGTGATAACTGCGTCACCAATGCTGTTGAATGTAGTTTCAAGCCAGCGACGACTTTCTTTAATAGAACTTTCCGCTTTGTGCTTATAAAGAGCCATTTCAATTGTTAGGCTAAGCTCTCTGTCCTCGAAGGGTTTGATTATGTAACCGAAAGGTTCTGTGATTTTGGCTCGTTTCAGCGTTTCGTCGTCAGCGTAGGCGGTAATATAAATAACTGGAATTGAATTTTCATCATTGATTGCTCGGGCTGTGTCTATGCCGTCCAAATCTCCTTCAAGCATTATATCCATCAAAATAAGATCAGGAGATTGTTGTAAAGCGATTTCAATGGCGGCGATTCCATTGGAAGCAACACCTATTACCGTGTAACCTAAGATTTGAAGTCTTGCTTTTATATCAAGGGCGACAATCGCTTCATCTTCTACGATAAGAATTCGCAGTGTTCTATTGCTCGATTCTGTCTTTATTGGATAAGAAGGCATATAAAACTCGGTAGTTATATGTGTTTTATTAAAAGAAAATTATAATTTTGAATGCAGATCGCACAAAATTGAAATTCTTTTATAACAGGTATACTTTAACCACGAGTTATGATTGCAGGCAAGTACAAGGAGCAATTTATTAGGTCGGTAGTTCAATAACAAATACGGTTCCATGAGGCTGCGCAGGTTTAACTCTAATAAATCCGCGATGATCAGTGATAATCGACTTTACAATAGTCAGCCCTAAACCTGTACCGCTTTTTTTACTGGAGAAATACGGCTCAAACATTCTTGAGCGTTCGTCGGAGGACAGCCCGGGGCCGTTATCTTGAACTTCAATTCTTAGCCAGCCAAGAGTTGGGTCATGCATCACGCTGATTTTAACTGACGGGTTTTCGCAGTCGCCAAGTGCTTCTGCCGCGTTTGTCAGTAGGTTAATGAGTGTTCTGCGTAATGCTTCATGATCAAGCTCTTGATCCGGTATCTTTGATAAGAGTTCAAGATCCCATGAAATGTTAGTGTGGCTGTTGCGGTACATGCTGACAATTTCTTCAAGCAAAGGAGTAATATTGCCAGGTGTAAGCTTTACTTCTGGAAGTTTGGCGTAGGCAGAAAACTCTTGAACCATTTGCTGCAGATGTTCAACCTGTGTGATAATAAGGTCGGTACTTTCTCTGAAAACACCATCTGTTACCTGTTGTCCGAATTTTCTTTGCAATCTTTGCGCTGAAAGTTTGATAGGGGTCAGCGGATTTTTTATTTCATGAGCAATTCGTCTTGCCACTTCACGCCATGCAGCAATTCTCTGCATTTTTTCCAGCTCAGTGATGTCCTCAAAAACGGCTATAATACCATTATTT
The genomic region above belongs to Desulfovibrio sp. UCD-KL4C and contains:
- a CDS encoding HD domain-containing phosphohydrolase; the protein is MPSYPIKTESSNRTLRILIVEDEAIVALDIKARLQILGYTVIGVASNGIAAIEIALQQSPDLILMDIMLEGDLDGIDTARAINDENSIPVIYITAYADDETLKRAKITEPFGYIIKPFEDRELSLTIEMALYKHKAESSIKESRRWLETTFNSIGDAVITTNQHGTIKSANKTAAIMLGYSEKELCTKNFNTEINMVDCSTLNPLNLLIDFKKKSEKTISIDNIALKTKLKFIPVSVNISRIKDRNTLMGTVVVMRDISQIKESEMALKNSLKQLRRAFDETVSSLAIMSEKRDPYTSGHQERVAELATRIAAKLRLPVEQINCVRIAGLLHDIGKISIPAEILSKPTRLTDLEMNLVKIHPEAGYEILKGISFPWPVAKIVLQHHERLNGTGYPKGLTKNFILPESKIIAVADVVEAMSSHRPYRPALGFTKAIAEIVKGRGIVYDADVVDACISIIEHETFSFAQ